From the Cucumis sativus cultivar 9930 chromosome 5, Cucumber_9930_V3, whole genome shotgun sequence genome, the window TGCTGTAGTTAGCATTTCCTTttcacaaaaaggaaaaaacaaaaaggccttttgttatttttattttgtatgcatttcttttccaaaagaaTATGGGAAAATAGTGAAGATCAATGTCTTCAATAACAGTACTCAAAGcattaacaattttgtaattactttCCCAATGTGAATAAAGCTAAATGTTGAAGATAAAACAGGTGGTCAAAAATTGCAAGGCACCTCCCCGGAAGAACAGATAACGAGATAAAGAACTACTGGAGGACGAGGATACAAAAGCATATCAAGCAGCAGGAGGAAGTTGAGAGAGTTCGTGACCAGATGATATCAATTGGTAGCTGTTCGGAGACGAATGACGACTGTGCCATCAGTCCGTGGAGCCAAGTTTCGAGCTTTAGTAACGTTGCAGAGCCAATGGAAATCAGCCATGACTATTTCCCTTCATCTCAAGGGGATATGGAGGCTATGGGCTATCAACAGACAAGTTGGGATCGTGGGGATGGGGCAAATGACAACTACTGGAGCATGGAGGATCTTTGGTCAATGCAATTACTTGATTGAAATGTTTACAGAGAGGAACAACTTGAACTACCTAGTATTCGGTTTAAATCATGTATAGTTGAatcttgaataaaaattttccttatatataaatatatcatctTTTCATGGTACGTTTCAAAGAACTCAACTCTTACAACTCACACGAATTCAAGTAGCAATCTCGATACATCTAATTTTGATTCGACTTGGTAGATTAATTATGAGTTATTTCGACGATTATAAATCAACATTCAAACAACATATAGTATTTCCTTTCAAAACAACACATACAAAGAAACTCGACAACTCTTATGTCCATACGTCGTTT encodes:
- the LOC101203645 gene encoding myb-related protein 340 yields the protein MGTERLSSSQDDDEVRKGPWTMEEDSMLMNYIANHGEGVWNSLAKAAGLKRTGKSCRLRWLNYLRPDVRRGNITPEEQLLIMELHSKWGNRWSKIARHLPGRTDNEIKNYWRTRIQKHIKQQEEVERVRDQMISIGSCSETNDDCAISPWSQVSSFSNVAEPMEISHDYFPSSQGDMEAMGYQQTSWDRGDGANDNYWSMEDLWSMQLLD